A window of the Myxococcus virescens genome harbors these coding sequences:
- the kdpB gene encoding potassium-transporting ATPase subunit KdpB — protein sequence MSSPASKPASLLDASLLKPALVDSLRKLHPRDVARNPVMFVVWAGSLLTTVLVVKDVAAPRPDAAPLGFTVQVTLWLWFTVLFANFAEAVAEGRGKAQAGALRKMRKETTARRWKDGREERVPAPDLRKGDEVICEAGDLIPGDGEVVEGIASVDESAITGESAPVIRESGGDRSAVTGGTKVLSDRIRVRISANPGDSFLDRMIGLVEGAARQKTPNEVALHILLVGLTLIFLLACVTLVPLALYSGVPLSGTAVVALLVCLIPTTIGGLLSAIGIAGMDRLLRKNVLAMSGRAVEAAGDVDTLLLDKTGTITLGNRMATELLPMLGVRMEELAEAAQLASLADETPEGRSIVTLVKDTYKMRPRELQAHHATFVPFTAQTRMSGCDLVDPHPRSIRKGAVDAIVTYVRSQGGVVPDELAQASGRIGDAGGTPLAVADGARLLGIIHLKDVVKGGIQERFDRFRAMGIRTVMITGDNPRTAAAIAREAGVDDFLAEATPEAKLALIRTEQGRGKLVAMTGDGTNDAPALAQADVGVAMNTGTQAAKEAGNMVDLDSNPTKLLEVVEVGKQLLMTRGTLTTFSIANDVAKYFAILPALFMGVFPQIAPLNVMGLSSPFSAVLSAVIFNALIIILLIPLALKGVRYRPLGAEALLRRSLLLYGVGGVIVPFVGIKVIDVLLGAVGLA from the coding sequence ATGTCCTCGCCTGCTTCGAAACCGGCGTCGTTGCTGGACGCCTCGCTGCTCAAACCGGCGCTGGTGGACAGTCTGCGCAAGCTCCACCCGCGCGATGTGGCGCGCAACCCCGTCATGTTCGTGGTGTGGGCCGGGAGTCTGCTCACCACGGTGTTGGTGGTGAAGGACGTGGCGGCGCCGCGCCCGGATGCCGCGCCGCTGGGCTTCACCGTGCAGGTGACGCTGTGGCTGTGGTTCACCGTGCTCTTCGCCAACTTCGCGGAGGCCGTGGCGGAGGGGCGCGGCAAGGCGCAGGCTGGCGCCCTGCGGAAGATGCGCAAGGAGACCACCGCGCGCCGCTGGAAGGACGGGCGCGAGGAGCGCGTGCCCGCGCCGGACCTGCGCAAGGGTGACGAGGTGATTTGCGAGGCCGGGGACCTCATCCCAGGTGACGGTGAGGTGGTGGAGGGAATCGCCAGCGTGGACGAGTCCGCGATTACCGGCGAGTCCGCGCCCGTCATCCGGGAGTCGGGTGGCGACCGCTCGGCGGTGACGGGCGGAACGAAGGTGCTCTCCGACCGCATCCGCGTGCGCATCTCCGCCAACCCCGGCGACTCCTTCCTGGACCGGATGATTGGCCTGGTGGAAGGCGCGGCCCGGCAGAAGACGCCCAACGAGGTGGCGCTCCACATCCTGCTGGTGGGGCTCACCCTCATCTTCCTGTTGGCGTGCGTGACGCTGGTGCCGCTGGCGCTCTACTCGGGCGTGCCGTTGTCGGGCACGGCGGTGGTGGCGCTGCTGGTGTGCCTCATCCCCACGACGATTGGCGGCCTGCTGAGCGCCATTGGCATCGCGGGCATGGACCGGCTGCTGCGCAAGAACGTGCTGGCCATGAGTGGCCGCGCGGTGGAGGCGGCGGGTGACGTGGACACGCTGCTGCTCGACAAGACGGGGACCATCACCCTGGGCAACCGCATGGCCACGGAGTTGCTCCCCATGCTGGGCGTGCGGATGGAGGAGCTGGCCGAGGCCGCGCAGCTCGCCAGCCTCGCGGATGAGACGCCCGAGGGGCGCTCCATCGTCACGCTGGTGAAGGACACGTACAAGATGCGCCCGCGCGAACTGCAGGCGCACCACGCCACCTTCGTGCCCTTCACCGCGCAGACGCGCATGAGCGGCTGTGACCTGGTGGACCCGCACCCGCGCAGCATCCGCAAGGGCGCGGTGGACGCCATCGTCACGTACGTCCGTTCCCAGGGCGGCGTGGTGCCGGATGAGCTGGCGCAGGCGTCGGGCCGCATCGGCGACGCGGGTGGGACGCCGCTGGCGGTGGCGGACGGTGCGCGGCTGCTGGGCATCATCCACCTGAAGGACGTGGTGAAGGGCGGCATCCAGGAGCGCTTCGACCGCTTCCGCGCCATGGGCATCCGCACGGTGATGATTACGGGCGACAACCCGCGCACGGCGGCGGCCATTGCACGCGAGGCGGGCGTGGATGACTTCCTGGCCGAGGCCACCCCCGAGGCCAAGCTGGCCCTCATCCGCACCGAGCAGGGCCGCGGCAAGCTGGTGGCCATGACGGGCGACGGCACCAACGACGCGCCCGCGCTGGCCCAGGCGGACGTGGGCGTGGCGATGAACACCGGCACCCAGGCGGCGAAGGAGGCCGGGAACATGGTGGACCTGGACTCCAACCCCACCAAGCTGCTGGAGGTGGTGGAGGTGGGCAAGCAGTTGCTGATGACGCGCGGCACGTTGACGACCTTCTCCATCGCCAACGACGTGGCGAAGTACTTCGCCATCCTCCCGGCGCTCTTCATGGGCGTGTTCCCGCAGATTGCGCCGCTCAACGTGATGGGGTTGTCCTCGCCGTTCAGCGCGGTGTTGTCGGCCGTCATCTTCAACGCGCTCATCATCATCCTGCTCATCCCCCTGGCGCTGAAGGGTGTCCGCTACCGCCCGCTGGGCGCCGAGGCCCTGCTGCGGCGCAGCCTGCTGCTGTACGGCGTGGGCGGTGTCATCGTTCCCTTCGTGGGCATCAAGGTCATCGACGTGCTGCTCGGCGCCGTGGGTCTGGCGTGA
- a CDS encoding alpha/beta fold hydrolase — MPTTSAKDGTSLHYRVVGEGPRTVILVHGWMVSGAVWDALVERLDLMGLRLVIPDMRGSGQSGRPDGGFSLESLAHDVLAVADAVDARRFTLVGHSMGGQLVKWVAAEVPARVEGLVLLNTVPAAGLPLPPDAAGLFRTSADSREKKQTILGLACKQLSPEALEALVKDSMGISPAAIEHVFDAWTAGGFADKLASITAPTLVLATDDAFLPAAFLREAVVARIRGARLSYLPGPGHYPQVERPAETAALVSAFLAGSLPA, encoded by the coding sequence ATGCCCACGACTTCAGCGAAAGACGGGACTTCGCTCCACTACCGTGTCGTGGGTGAGGGTCCGCGCACGGTCATCCTGGTCCACGGTTGGATGGTATCAGGCGCGGTCTGGGATGCGCTGGTGGAGCGCCTGGACCTGATGGGGCTGCGGCTGGTGATTCCGGACATGCGGGGCTCGGGTCAGTCGGGCCGGCCGGACGGAGGCTTCAGCCTGGAGTCGCTGGCGCACGACGTGCTGGCCGTGGCGGACGCCGTGGACGCGCGGCGCTTCACGCTGGTGGGGCACAGCATGGGCGGCCAGTTGGTGAAGTGGGTGGCCGCGGAAGTGCCGGCGCGCGTGGAGGGGCTGGTGCTCCTCAACACGGTGCCCGCCGCGGGTCTTCCGCTGCCTCCGGATGCGGCGGGGCTGTTCCGCACGTCGGCGGACAGCCGCGAGAAGAAGCAGACCATCCTCGGCCTCGCGTGCAAGCAGCTGTCGCCGGAGGCCCTGGAGGCGCTGGTGAAGGACTCGATGGGCATCAGCCCGGCGGCCATCGAGCACGTCTTCGACGCGTGGACGGCGGGTGGCTTCGCCGACAAGCTGGCCTCGATTACGGCGCCCACGCTGGTGTTGGCCACGGACGACGCCTTCCTGCCGGCGGCCTTCCTGCGGGAGGCGGTGGTAGCGAGGATTCGCGGCGCGCGCCTGTCGTACCTTCCCGGCCCCGGTCACTACCCACAGGTGGAGCGCCCGGCGGAGACGGCGGCGCTGGTGTCCGCCTTCCTCGCCGGCTCCCTGCCGGCCTGA
- a CDS encoding EamA family transporter — protein sequence MSRVLTKPGPVTVAVLTLLVAMASIQTGASLAKQVFPVLGAAGATALRVFFAALILAAVFRPWRQRLTRKDLRAVAIYGAALGGMNLTFYLALERIPLGIAVAIEFTGPLALALFSTRRALDFVWALLAVAGILLILPLSETSRSLDWMGVFWALVAATCWALYILFGQRAGGTVHGGTAASLGMCVAALLVMPFGVAHAGMKLLDVSLLPIILCVAVLSSALPYSLEMYALKALPTRTFGILMSLEPAMAAVSGLLLLKERLSLVQWAAIGCIILASVGSSATSRKPVEAVAAS from the coding sequence ATGTCTCGAGTCTTGACGAAGCCGGGGCCGGTCACGGTGGCGGTCCTGACGTTGCTCGTCGCGATGGCCTCCATCCAGACGGGCGCTTCGTTGGCCAAGCAAGTCTTCCCCGTGCTGGGCGCGGCGGGGGCCACGGCGCTTCGCGTGTTCTTCGCGGCGCTCATCCTGGCGGCGGTGTTCCGGCCCTGGCGGCAGCGGCTCACCCGCAAGGACTTGCGGGCCGTGGCCATCTACGGCGCGGCGCTGGGCGGGATGAACCTGACCTTCTACCTGGCGCTGGAGCGCATCCCGCTGGGCATCGCCGTCGCCATCGAGTTCACCGGGCCGCTCGCCCTGGCCCTCTTCTCCACGCGCCGGGCGCTCGACTTCGTGTGGGCGCTGCTGGCCGTGGCCGGCATCCTGCTGATTCTGCCGCTGTCGGAGACGTCGCGGTCGCTGGACTGGATGGGCGTCTTCTGGGCGCTGGTGGCCGCCACCTGCTGGGCGCTGTACATCCTCTTCGGTCAGCGGGCCGGAGGCACCGTCCACGGCGGCACGGCGGCATCGCTGGGGATGTGCGTCGCGGCGCTGCTCGTCATGCCCTTCGGGGTCGCGCACGCGGGCATGAAGCTGCTGGACGTGTCGCTGCTGCCCATCATCCTGTGTGTGGCCGTGCTGTCGAGCGCGCTGCCGTACTCGCTGGAGATGTACGCCCTCAAGGCGCTCCCCACGCGCACCTTCGGCATCCTGATGAGCCTGGAGCCGGCGATGGCCGCCGTGTCCGGGCTGCTGCTGCTGAAGGAGCGGCTGTCGCTGGTGCAATGGGCGGCCATCGGCTGCATCATCCTGGCGTCCGTGGGCAGCTCCGCGACGTCTCGCAAGCCCGTTGAAGCCGTCGCCGCGAGCTGA
- a CDS encoding outer membrane beta-barrel protein: MLASPLPSLVSSLLLSQAPSPEPSPDAEAPGLLSRLEVEGGVDVYFGYNANRPADGASFIPGTGTTARRDNEVSINLASLGVSLAPEPVGFKVLLGFGTGIEVLHQSEPEGPVIGPEVWRHLQQATVSYATGPLTLEAGVYPSHIGLESFQSQLNWNYTRSWMGELSPYYQSGLKGTWAFDDAWSAQLHLLNGWQTIGENNRGKALGTQVAYAGSQLSTALNTFVGEEGDGGLRLFVDAVATWKVTHAFALAATADVGRQARSGQSAALWYAAGFNARMQLSEAVAVAARVEAYRDEDGLITGAVQTLAGGTLTLELKPAEHLVLKMEARRDTSTADVFTGRATGGDGAPTLEDAETLGVLSAVAWF; the protein is encoded by the coding sequence ATGCTCGCTTCTCCACTGCCATCCCTGGTGTCCTCCCTGTTGTTGTCCCAGGCCCCTTCGCCGGAGCCGTCTCCCGATGCCGAAGCCCCGGGCCTGCTGTCTCGCCTGGAGGTGGAAGGCGGGGTGGACGTGTACTTCGGCTACAACGCCAATCGCCCCGCCGACGGTGCCAGTTTCATCCCGGGCACGGGCACCACCGCCCGGCGGGACAACGAGGTCTCCATCAACCTCGCATCGCTGGGCGTGTCGCTCGCGCCCGAGCCCGTGGGCTTCAAGGTGCTGCTGGGCTTCGGCACCGGCATCGAAGTGCTGCACCAGTCCGAGCCGGAAGGCCCGGTCATCGGGCCCGAGGTGTGGCGCCATCTCCAGCAGGCCACGGTGTCGTACGCGACGGGACCTCTCACGTTGGAGGCGGGCGTCTATCCCAGTCACATCGGTCTGGAGTCGTTCCAGTCGCAGCTCAACTGGAACTACACGCGCTCGTGGATGGGCGAGCTGTCGCCCTACTACCAGTCCGGCCTCAAGGGCACCTGGGCCTTCGATGACGCGTGGAGCGCGCAGCTCCACCTGCTCAATGGCTGGCAGACGATTGGGGAGAACAACCGAGGCAAGGCGCTGGGCACGCAGGTGGCCTATGCGGGCTCGCAGCTATCCACCGCCCTCAACACCTTCGTGGGGGAAGAAGGTGACGGTGGCCTGCGACTCTTCGTGGACGCCGTGGCCACCTGGAAGGTGACGCACGCCTTCGCGCTGGCCGCCACGGCGGACGTGGGCCGGCAGGCGCGTTCCGGACAGTCCGCGGCCTTGTGGTACGCGGCGGGCTTCAACGCGCGGATGCAACTCTCCGAAGCCGTGGCCGTTGCCGCCCGGGTGGAGGCCTATCGCGACGAGGACGGGCTCATCACGGGGGCCGTCCAGACGTTGGCGGGCGGCACCCTCACCCTGGAGTTGAAGCCCGCAGAACACCTGGTCCTCAAGATGGAGGCGCGCCGCGACACCTCCACCGCAGACGTGTTCACCGGCCGCGCCACGGGAGGGGATGGCGCGCCCACGCTCGAGGACGCCGAGACGCTCGGGGTGCTCAGCGCCGTCGCCTGGTTCTGA
- the kdpC gene encoding potassium-transporting ATPase subunit KdpC has product MFSTFLTALRTCAVTLVLTGLLYPLAVTGLAQLLFPGEANGSWVKDGRGRVVGSALIGQGFTRAGYFHPRPSAAGAGYDGAASSGSNLGPTSLKLKERAAAELERLRRENPDAAGPVPAELVTTSASGLDPHLSPEAARWQAARVARARGVALERVLNVVDALVEGRTFGVLGEPRVNVLLLNLALDRRFGPLPDAAPGVGGGASQGQGAP; this is encoded by the coding sequence ATGTTCTCCACATTCCTCACGGCCCTGCGCACGTGCGCCGTCACGCTGGTGCTCACGGGCTTGCTGTATCCGCTGGCCGTCACCGGGCTGGCACAGCTCCTCTTTCCGGGGGAGGCCAACGGCTCGTGGGTGAAGGACGGCCGGGGCCGCGTGGTGGGCAGCGCGCTCATCGGCCAGGGCTTCACCCGGGCGGGGTACTTCCATCCGCGTCCTTCCGCCGCTGGCGCGGGCTACGACGGCGCGGCGTCCTCGGGCAGCAACCTGGGGCCCACGTCGCTGAAGCTGAAGGAACGCGCGGCGGCCGAGCTGGAGCGCCTGCGCCGGGAGAATCCGGATGCTGCGGGGCCCGTTCCCGCCGAGCTGGTGACGACGTCCGCGTCCGGGTTGGACCCTCACCTGTCGCCGGAGGCGGCGCGCTGGCAGGCGGCGCGGGTGGCACGGGCCCGCGGCGTGGCGCTGGAGCGGGTGCTGAACGTGGTGGACGCGCTGGTGGAGGGGCGGACCTTCGGCGTGCTGGGCGAGCCGCGCGTCAACGTCCTGCTGTTGAACCTCGCGTTGGACAGGCGCTTCGGGCCGCTTCCGGACGCGGCGCCGGGCGTGGGGGGCGGGGCCTCGCAGGGCCAGGGCGCACCTTGA
- the kdpF gene encoding K(+)-transporting ATPase subunit F — protein sequence MTFEYAAGAVLAVLLGAYLIYALLRPERF from the coding sequence ATGACTTTCGAATACGCCGCTGGCGCCGTCCTGGCCGTGCTGCTCGGTGCCTACCTCATCTACGCGCTGCTTCGCCCGGAGCGCTTCTAG
- a CDS encoding molybdopterin-dependent oxidoreductase, which translates to MPRHLLTRRTALLGTTALTASACDSSRPREGFLGVMERFNARAQAVLFDERRLAPELPPEETTPPGKFPEYYVSDTVPLAPSGWALRVGGLVARPAVLTLDALQRLPRTDLRIRHHCVEGWSAVASWHGVRLSELARHVGADTRADYVELRSFDAGYYSSWDRPSAFHPQTILAYGMNGQPLTPGHGAPLRLYSGVKLGYKMVKYLTEVNFLPEPTGGYWEDRGYEWFAGV; encoded by the coding sequence ATGCCTAGACACCTCCTCACGCGGCGCACGGCGCTGCTGGGCACCACCGCGCTCACCGCCAGCGCGTGTGACAGCAGCCGCCCTCGCGAGGGCTTCCTGGGCGTCATGGAGCGCTTCAACGCGCGCGCGCAGGCCGTGTTGTTCGATGAACGCCGGCTGGCGCCGGAGCTGCCACCCGAGGAGACGACGCCTCCAGGCAAGTTCCCCGAGTACTACGTCTCCGACACGGTGCCGCTCGCGCCCTCGGGATGGGCGCTCCGAGTGGGCGGGCTCGTGGCACGCCCCGCCGTGCTGACGCTGGACGCCCTCCAGCGCCTGCCTCGCACGGACCTGCGCATTCGCCACCACTGCGTGGAAGGCTGGAGCGCGGTGGCGTCCTGGCATGGCGTTCGCCTGAGCGAGCTGGCCCGGCACGTGGGCGCGGACACCCGCGCGGACTACGTGGAGCTGCGCTCGTTCGACGCGGGCTATTACTCGTCCTGGGACCGGCCCAGCGCCTTCCATCCGCAGACGATTCTGGCCTACGGAATGAACGGCCAGCCGCTGACGCCCGGCCACGGCGCGCCGCTGCGCCTCTATTCGGGCGTGAAGCTGGGCTACAAGATGGTGAAGTACCTCACCGAGGTGAACTTCCTGCCCGAGCCCACCGGAGGCTACTGGGAGGACCGCGGCTACGAGTGGTTCGCGGGCGTGTGA
- a CDS encoding cytochrome b/b6 domain-containing protein: MQAPERRSPQPWLIRVTHWLNVPLLLIMAASGLQILVAYPMLGPQGRPYGWYPFQGIPPPEWMRLGNWLAGARHWHFAFAWFLTLNGVAYVLYLALSGEWRRRLFLPRRDTRNALDTLAFYLRVRKHAPAQGLYNGLQRLAYTGTLALGLLAVLSGLVLYKPVQLGVLTSLLGGYDAARALHLVILALLALFTVGHIALVLLHPRSLAEMVTGGRKPDA, from the coding sequence GTGCAAGCCCCTGAACGACGCAGTCCTCAGCCGTGGCTCATCCGAGTCACCCACTGGCTCAACGTACCGCTGCTGCTCATCATGGCGGCCAGCGGACTCCAGATACTCGTCGCCTATCCCATGCTCGGACCACAGGGCCGGCCCTACGGCTGGTATCCCTTCCAGGGCATCCCTCCGCCCGAATGGATGCGGCTGGGGAACTGGCTGGCCGGCGCCCGTCACTGGCACTTCGCCTTCGCGTGGTTCCTCACCCTCAACGGCGTGGCGTACGTGCTCTACCTCGCCCTCAGCGGAGAGTGGCGCCGCCGCCTCTTCCTGCCCCGCCGCGATACACGCAACGCCCTGGACACGCTCGCCTTCTACCTGCGCGTGCGAAAGCACGCGCCCGCGCAGGGTCTCTACAACGGCCTTCAGCGGCTGGCGTACACGGGCACGCTGGCGCTGGGGTTGCTCGCGGTGCTCTCCGGGCTGGTCCTCTACAAGCCCGTGCAGCTCGGCGTGCTCACTTCGCTGCTGGGTGGCTACGACGCGGCGCGCGCCCTCCACCTCGTCATCCTGGCGCTGCTCGCCCTCTTCACCGTGGGGCACATCGCCCTGGTGCTGCTCCACCCGCGAAGCCTGGCGGAGATGGTGACGGGCGGAAGGAAGCCGGATGCCTAG
- a CDS encoding sensor protein KdpD, whose amino-acid sequence MTMTRRSRAEDFLELVERGRRGRLKLYIGFAAGVGKTYRMLEEAHALKRRGVDVVLGFVESHDRADTQALVEGLEVVPRKQYTYRDVTVEEMDLDAVLARKPQVAVVDELAHTNLPVCRHRKRYQDVQALLDAGINVIGAFNVQHLESLNDLVERATGVTVRETLPDSFLKAADQVVNLDLAVEDLHERLRTGKIYAKDKVPRALERFFTEENLATLRELALREVAESLDRATARPLPGEGDDGSQRSAAWGRVLVALSSYPRHAATLLRRGSRMAGRLNTDWFVVYVETPREAPHLIDAEAQRHLLTNIEKAKELGAEVVRLRARDPVEGILDFARSHGVGHIIVGRSHQPWWKQRLGRAVDMRLVREGRGFDIHVVAFEPREEGRRP is encoded by the coding sequence ATGACGATGACGCGGCGCTCGCGCGCGGAGGACTTCCTGGAGCTGGTGGAGCGGGGCAGGCGTGGCCGGCTCAAGCTCTACATCGGCTTCGCGGCCGGAGTGGGGAAGACGTACCGGATGCTGGAGGAGGCACACGCGCTGAAGCGGCGCGGCGTGGACGTGGTGCTGGGCTTCGTGGAGTCGCATGACCGCGCGGACACGCAGGCGCTGGTGGAGGGACTGGAGGTGGTGCCGCGCAAGCAGTACACCTACCGCGACGTCACCGTGGAAGAGATGGACCTGGACGCGGTGCTCGCGCGCAAGCCCCAGGTGGCGGTGGTGGACGAGCTGGCGCACACCAACCTTCCGGTGTGCCGCCACCGCAAGCGCTACCAGGACGTGCAGGCGTTGCTGGACGCGGGCATCAACGTCATCGGGGCCTTCAACGTCCAGCACCTGGAGAGCCTCAACGATTTGGTGGAGCGCGCCACCGGCGTCACGGTGCGGGAGACGCTGCCCGACAGCTTCCTCAAGGCCGCCGACCAGGTGGTGAACCTGGACCTGGCGGTGGAGGACCTGCACGAGCGGCTCCGGACGGGGAAGATCTACGCGAAGGACAAGGTGCCGCGGGCGCTGGAGCGCTTCTTCACGGAGGAGAACCTGGCCACGCTGCGCGAACTGGCGCTGCGTGAGGTGGCGGAGAGCCTGGACCGCGCCACCGCGAGGCCGCTTCCGGGGGAGGGGGATGACGGTTCGCAGCGGAGCGCGGCCTGGGGCCGGGTGCTGGTGGCGCTGTCCAGCTATCCCCGGCACGCGGCGACGCTGCTGCGCCGGGGCTCACGGATGGCGGGCCGGCTGAACACGGACTGGTTCGTCGTGTACGTGGAGACGCCGCGCGAGGCGCCGCACCTCATCGACGCGGAGGCGCAGCGGCATCTGCTGACGAACATCGAGAAGGCGAAGGAGCTGGGCGCGGAGGTGGTGCGCCTGAGGGCTCGCGACCCGGTGGAGGGCATCCTGGACTTCGCACGCTCGCACGGCGTGGGCCACATCATCGTCGGCCGTTCGCATCAGCCGTGGTGGAAGCAGCGGCTGGGGCGCGCGGTGGACATGCGACTGGTGCGTGAAGGCCGGGGCTTCGACATCCACGTGGTGGCCTTCGAGCCGCGCGAGGAGGGACGCCGCCCATGA
- the kdpA gene encoding potassium-transporting ATPase subunit KdpA → MSFIGWSQILLFFALVLAVTKPLGAYLFRVLEGDPRPLPRVLGPVERLLLRLCGAADRREQTWVAYASSLLAFSLFSVLIVYGLQRVQHLLPLNPQGLGAVGPELAFNTAVSFTANTNWQSYAGESTLSYFTQMVGLAWQNFVSAAAGIGVALALARGFTRRPGPDGQKTLGNFWVDVMNATLYVLLPLCLVYALFLVSQGVLQNFAPYSQGVTLEGASQTLAQGPVASQEAIKTLGTNGGGFFNANSAHPFENPTPFTNLVQLLSIFAIPAALTYTYGKMAGDTRQGWALLSAMSVLFLVGVAAVYAAEAQANPALSAAGQVAQAGNMEGKEVRYGVAASALFAAVTTAASCGAVNAMHDSFTPLGGLVPMVNMQLGEVVFGGVGAGLYGILVMVVLSVFIAGLMVGRTPEYLGKKIEAREMKLAMLYVLVFPLFTLGFSGLAAVLPQGVSSLNNAGPHGLSEILYAYTSGTANNGSAFAGLNANTPFWNITLGVAMLGGRFLMMVPALAIAGSMVGKKVVPAGPGTFPTHGALFTGLLVSVIVIVGALTFFPALSLSPIVEHFLAGAGKRY, encoded by the coding sequence ATGTCCTTCATCGGTTGGTCGCAAATCCTATTGTTCTTCGCCCTGGTGCTGGCGGTGACGAAGCCGCTGGGGGCCTATCTCTTCCGTGTCCTCGAAGGGGACCCTCGTCCGCTGCCGCGCGTGCTGGGGCCCGTGGAGCGCCTGCTGCTGCGCCTGTGCGGCGCGGCGGACCGGCGCGAGCAGACGTGGGTGGCCTACGCGAGCTCGCTGCTGGCGTTCAGCCTCTTCAGCGTCCTCATCGTCTACGGCCTCCAGCGCGTGCAGCACCTGCTGCCGCTCAACCCGCAAGGGCTGGGAGCGGTGGGGCCGGAGCTGGCGTTCAACACGGCCGTCAGCTTCACCGCCAACACCAACTGGCAGTCGTACGCCGGTGAGTCCACGCTCAGTTACTTCACGCAGATGGTGGGGCTGGCGTGGCAGAACTTCGTCTCCGCCGCCGCGGGAATCGGCGTGGCGCTGGCGCTGGCGCGGGGCTTCACCCGCCGGCCCGGTCCGGACGGACAGAAGACGTTGGGCAACTTCTGGGTGGATGTGATGAACGCCACCCTCTACGTGTTGCTGCCGTTGTGCCTGGTCTACGCGCTCTTCCTGGTGTCGCAGGGCGTGCTCCAGAACTTCGCGCCCTATTCGCAGGGGGTGACGCTGGAGGGCGCGAGTCAGACGCTGGCGCAGGGACCGGTGGCCTCGCAGGAAGCCATCAAGACACTGGGCACCAATGGCGGCGGCTTCTTCAACGCCAACAGCGCGCACCCCTTCGAGAACCCCACGCCCTTCACCAACCTGGTGCAGCTGCTGTCCATCTTCGCCATCCCCGCGGCCCTCACGTACACCTACGGGAAGATGGCGGGAGACACCCGGCAAGGCTGGGCCCTGCTCTCGGCGATGTCCGTCCTCTTCCTCGTCGGCGTGGCAGCGGTGTACGCGGCGGAGGCCCAGGCCAACCCGGCGTTGAGCGCCGCGGGGCAGGTGGCGCAGGCGGGAAACATGGAGGGCAAGGAGGTGCGCTACGGCGTCGCGGCCTCCGCGCTCTTCGCTGCTGTCACCACCGCGGCCTCGTGCGGCGCTGTGAACGCGATGCACGACAGCTTCACGCCCCTGGGCGGCCTGGTGCCCATGGTCAACATGCAGTTGGGCGAGGTCGTCTTCGGCGGCGTGGGCGCGGGCCTCTACGGCATCCTCGTCATGGTGGTGCTCAGCGTCTTCATCGCCGGGCTGATGGTGGGGCGCACGCCCGAATACCTCGGCAAGAAAATCGAGGCGCGGGAGATGAAGCTCGCAATGTTGTACGTGCTCGTCTTCCCCCTCTTCACGCTGGGCTTCAGCGGGCTGGCAGCCGTGCTGCCGCAGGGCGTGTCCTCGCTCAACAACGCGGGGCCTCATGGCCTGTCGGAAATCCTCTACGCATACACCAGCGGCACGGCGAACAACGGCAGCGCCTTCGCGGGCCTCAACGCCAACACACCCTTCTGGAACATCACCCTGGGCGTGGCGATGCTCGGCGGACGCTTCCTGATGATGGTGCCCGCGCTGGCCATCGCCGGCTCCATGGTGGGCAAGAAGGTGGTGCCAGCGGGCCCGGGCACCTTCCCCACGCACGGCGCGCTCTTCACCGGTCTGCTGGTGAGCGTGATTGTCATTGTCGGCGCGCTCACGTTCTTCCCCGCCCTCTCCTTGAGCCCCATCGTCGAGCACTTCCTCGCCGGGGCCGGAAAGCGCTACTGA
- a CDS encoding site-specific DNA-methyltransferase: protein MVDEQAGATGAAKRTVYCEDALVWLEARPVLEGSSAIASLPDWSEFPSLSLAEWKAWFIRAAALILARVPPEGVAIFYQTDVKEEGTWVDKGYLVARAAEEVGVDLLWHKVVCRRPPGTVTFGRPAYSHMLCFSRGVRVDMAKSTPDVLPEAGEVTWTRGMGVEACLIACRFILEHTRTRTVVDPFCGHGTVLAVANALGLDAVGVELSRKRARKARNLRAELMDGTLVLSGAHGTGAPVSDDDAL, encoded by the coding sequence ATGGTGGACGAACAGGCAGGCGCCACGGGCGCGGCGAAGCGCACGGTGTACTGCGAAGACGCACTCGTGTGGCTGGAGGCGCGGCCGGTGTTGGAGGGCAGCTCGGCCATCGCGTCCCTGCCGGACTGGTCCGAGTTCCCGTCCCTGTCGCTGGCGGAGTGGAAGGCCTGGTTCATCCGCGCCGCGGCGCTCATCCTCGCGCGCGTGCCGCCCGAAGGCGTGGCCATCTTCTACCAGACGGACGTGAAGGAAGAGGGCACCTGGGTGGACAAGGGCTACCTGGTGGCTCGCGCCGCGGAGGAGGTGGGCGTCGACCTGCTCTGGCACAAGGTGGTGTGCCGGCGGCCGCCCGGGACGGTGACGTTCGGCCGGCCCGCGTACTCCCACATGCTGTGCTTCTCGCGCGGCGTCCGCGTGGACATGGCGAAGTCCACGCCGGACGTCCTGCCCGAAGCGGGCGAGGTGACGTGGACGCGCGGCATGGGCGTGGAGGCGTGCCTCATCGCGTGCCGCTTCATCCTGGAGCACACCCGCACGCGCACGGTCGTGGACCCCTTCTGTGGCCACGGCACCGTGCTGGCCGTGGCCAACGCGCTGGGGCTGGACGCGGTGGGCGTGGAGCTCAGCCGCAAGCGGGCGCGCAAGGCCCGCAACCTGCGCGCGGAGCTGATGGACGGCACGCTTGTCCTGTCAGGCGCCCATGGCACGGGCGCGCCTGTGAGCGACGACGACGCGCTGTAG